In Nitrospira sp., the genomic window ACCACCTGTACGCCGAATTCTTCGTAAATAGCCCGGGCTCCTCGCATGCTGCCGTCGCCCCCCAGCACAATCAATGCGCCATCACGGACGTAGGGTTCGAGGTGGCGCATGGCAACATGTTGCATGGTCTCCTGTTTGAACTCCTCGAAGCGGCTGCTCCCAATGGGACTGCTGGGATGGCTGCCCATGCCGCGCGTATATTCATCGGTAACACGTTCGATCCAATTGTTGGCCAGCCCCAGATAGCCGTGCCGAACAAAATAGACCTCCAACCCCATACGTTGGCCGGTTACATGCAATTCTTTGAGCGCGGCGCCGGCACCAGCAAAATCACCTCCGGACACAAGCGCCACGAGCCGCTTGAGGGATCGAGGTTTGAGTGTGACGCGGTCTTTTCTCGCAGCCTCCACTGTCACCCATGTGTTGCGTACGACCCGCTCCCGCTCGGACAGTCCAACCGCCGTTGAGTAGCCGGACATCCGTCCCTGTTCGACCGTGAGCAGCACCACATTGTCTTGGCTTTCCTTATAATCGCTGAACTCACTGAACGCTTCATGGAACGGGCGTGGGTCCAAATAGATCATTAAGGCCCGCAGGGTGGAACTGTGCGTATAGAGGCAGGCGACTCTTCCCTTCTGTACAGAACCCAACCGATGGAGGCCATCGATCACATTGACATAGAGGTCGAAGAACGAATTACCATCTGGATAACAATAGAGCGGATCTTTCATCAGCCGCTTAGCCGTCGAGGTCTCCACCCCAAACGCCTTCGCGGCCTCTTCGAGCTCCACCGACTTCTCCAATCCCGTGACCCAACCGAAATCCGACGATTCAAGTGCCAGCTCGGCAATCGGTTCGGCTGCGGACGCACCTTGGAGCAGCGCCGCAGACACCTGTTCGTAGAGTTGTTTGGTATTCGGGCTGCGGCTGATGCAATGGAGGAACGTGTGTGGCTCAAGATAATTCGCGAGATGCAGAAAATCCAGCTGCTGTCCAACGAGGCCGATCATGTGGGCGAGCGCTGTCCCTACCGCATCGGCTTTGGCAACACCTCGTTCTCGATCCAATTGGTTTGGTAAGCGGCATCCGACGCGATGTGTCTTGCTATCAACCTGTGACACACCGTGACGCATGGTGAAAAACAGCGTTCGGTCGGCAAGATCGCGCGGCAGCAACCAAAATCGGTCGTCGCCCAATTCCAGAACAATGCGACCTTCCGCCAGCGTGGGTGTCAACTGCGTGCGAGGCACGATGGCGACCGGGCGTCGATAGGTCGGTTTGGCCACCGACCCGATTGGAGCCCGGAGCAACGGCTGCAGCGAGCCTTCAGACAAGAGGCGGTTCCAGGCCACAAAGAATATCAGCCGATCGTCGATGACACTTTCCCGAGTCAAGCGGTACGCGTCAGCCGTTGCAAACCCGGACTTGGAGCGCTCGACGAAAGAACGGAGCTGTTCCATCTTGGCGTGGACGCGATCGGAATCATCGCCAGACGCTTCGTTTGGCGGAAGTTGGACAAGCCCCCGCTCCGACGCTCGTCGAGCAAGGGCGCGTCCATAGGCAAGAAGTCCTTCAACGGTGACAAAATCTAGGGGATGGCTCATAAGCGGCATCAATAGGTCAATGTTCTAACGAGGCGCTATTCTTGCGCCCGCTCAAGGACTTGTCAACTCTGCTTATTTCACCATGCCATCTGAAAGGATTTTCCTCCTCGCCCCATATCCTCCTCTGAAGCCCCGGCAATGCCGTGGCCAACCAGGAGGACTCAATGGGGCAAAACAACGGTACGAACCAACCAAACCAACCAGTCTTCTGGTGGGATCCCCGCCTCTATCAAATCATTAGCCTCACTATCCTTCTCCTCTATGGCCTCTTCTGGCTCCAGTTTGATGTCTCGATCTGGCAGATCGCCATCACAGTGGGCGTGGCCCAACTCACCCAATTGGCGGGCACCCGTTATTTCAATCTTCCTTTTTTTGATCCAAAGAGCGCGCTCATCTCGTCTTTATCTCTCTGCTTACTCCTCCGAACGAACGATCTCGCGGTAGCTGCGCTCGCGGCCGTTATCGCAATTGGCAGTAAGTTCATCATCCGATGGAAGGACAAGCATGTGTTCAACCCGACGAATCTCGCTCTCGTCGTCATCCTTGCCAGCGGCCTTGGCTGGATCTCACCTGGTCAATGGGGACCGGTAGCCTGGTTCGGATTTCTGATCGCTTGTCTCGGCAGTCTGGTCGTTACCCACGCGGCACGGGCCGATGTCACACTGGCCTTTCTTACTTTCTACGTTGGTCTGTTGTTTGCTCGCGCACTGTGGCTCGGCGATCCGCTAACGATTCCGCTACATCAGATCGAAAGCGGCGCTCTACTCATCTTTTCATTCTTCATGATTTCCGATCCTAAGACCACACCAGACTCCAGACCAGGCCGGATTGTCTATGCCCTCCTGATCGCACTCACCGCACTCTATGTCCAGTTTGGGCTCTACAAACCAAATGGACCGCTGTGGGGACTCATCGCGTGTTCGCCACTCGTTCCCTTGCTCGATCATCTATTCCCCGGTGTTCGATATGACTGGTCCAAGCCCACGACCGGTCACGCGCCTGTATCCCTACCCTTGTCCCTGTCGCTTCACCCACAAAAGGAGGTTTTCATGAGACATGTCATCGTGCCGATATTCACCTTTCTGATAGGGCTATTCCTCTGGAGTGCCGAGGCCTCGGCCTTTTGTGGGTTCTACGTCGGCAAGGCGGACACCAAGCTCTTTAACAAAGCGTCTGAAGTTGTCATCGCGCGCCAAGACAACAAGACCGTTATCACCATGGCCAACGACTTCAAGGGCGATGTCAAAAAATTCGCGATGGTCATACCGGTACCAACTGTCCTGGGAAAAGACCAGATTCATGTCGGCGATCCGACCGTGCTGAAACATCTGGCTGATTATTCAGCACCACGACTGGTGGAATACTTCGATGAGAATCTCTGCCGACACTATGAACTGATGGAAGACCGGATGGGGTCCATGAAGAACATGGCGCCCGCATCGGCTTCGGCAAAACACGAGCGAGACAAGGCGCTGGGTGTGACCGTCGAAGCACAATACACCGTCGGCGAATACGACATCCTTATTCTCTCGGCTAAGGAGAGTCACGGCCTTGAAATATGGCTCAGTGAAAATGGATACCGCATTCCATTAGGCACATCAACGCTTCTCCAGAGCTACTTAAAAAACAATATGAAGTTCTTTGTGGCCAGGGTAAACTCCGTTGAGCAATCAAAGCTTGGCTTTACGCACCTGAGGCCGCTGCAGATCGCCTTCGAGTCGCCGAAGTTCATGCTGCCGATTCGACTGGGTACCGTGAATGCAGAGGGCGCTCAGGAGCTCTTCATCTATCTCCTCACGAAACAGGGCCGCGTCGAAACGACAAACTACCGAACAGTCCGGTTACCGGAAGCCCAGGAGATCCCTCTGTATGTGAAAGATAAGTTCGGAGACTTCTACCGCGACCTATTCACAGA contains:
- a CDS encoding DUF2330 domain-containing protein; this encodes MGQNNGTNQPNQPVFWWDPRLYQIISLTILLLYGLFWLQFDVSIWQIAITVGVAQLTQLAGTRYFNLPFFDPKSALISSLSLCLLLRTNDLAVAALAAVIAIGSKFIIRWKDKHVFNPTNLALVVILASGLGWISPGQWGPVAWFGFLIACLGSLVVTHAARADVTLAFLTFYVGLLFARALWLGDPLTIPLHQIESGALLIFSFFMISDPKTTPDSRPGRIVYALLIALTALYVQFGLYKPNGPLWGLIACSPLVPLLDHLFPGVRYDWSKPTTGHAPVSLPLSLSLHPQKEVFMRHVIVPIFTFLIGLFLWSAEASAFCGFYVGKADTKLFNKASEVVIARQDNKTVITMANDFKGDVKKFAMVIPVPTVLGKDQIHVGDPTVLKHLADYSAPRLVEYFDENLCRHYELMEDRMGSMKNMAPASASAKHERDKALGVTVEAQYTVGEYDILILSAKESHGLEIWLSENGYRIPLGTSTLLQSYLKNNMKFFVARVNSVEQSKLGFTHLRPLQIAFESPKFMLPIRLGTVNAEGAQELFIYLLTKQGRVETTNYRTVRLPEAQEIPLYVKDKFGDFYRDLFTEQVKRESERGVFLEYAWDMSWCDPCATNPLSTEELLSLGVFWQDNQNGIQRGQALSPQGQKVFLTRLHVRYDATHFPEDLMFQETSDRSNFQARYVLRHPWTGTENCPAATAYRQQLRDRSEREAQTLASLTGWNIGEIRKAMNLASLPAGEDKKWYQRLWTN